From a region of the Odontesthes bonariensis isolate fOdoBon6 chromosome 4, fOdoBon6.hap1, whole genome shotgun sequence genome:
- the ccdc85al gene encoding coiled-coil domain containing 85A, like: MEKATQPPQPHLQLSIAKTESPAEDISGLTDEELFKWTKEDLVRRLRRSEADKMSVILDHGNLIREVNRSLQLHLNEIRGLKDINQKLQEDNRELRDLCCFLDDDRQKGKRVSREWQRLGRYSASIMRKEVTLYLQKLKELELRQEEVIRENLELKELCLLLDEEKGMVGGGGSVGGSGGGGGIGMGGCRNSIDSQNSLLLVPGQSLLMRDVGDGSSTSSAGSADSSDHPHHKQAHLASGVGGVGSGGEKGSPELVHKPRCSSISGIAGGSGGDRDVSSPEQPAGRHRSTSLEYPYTLPQLCRPRCGSISVPDHSRVMRGLSPEKYGRNIGRRSPEQHPKHHSSDLLLGQRQHFLSQGGSGELYQRHQRSSISGTGCGSPESRHAHLGTSEHHEKVCVVQGSSPETHRHQYSMSPDHVKFGSPVRDGQRRPAGDDLSPHHRSIYNGVNALISAGCCSNNCRNVKLWDSFDASS, encoded by the exons ATGGAGAAGGCGACTCAGCCGCCCCAGCCCCATCTCCAGCTGTCGATAGCGAAAACTGAAAGTCCAGCCGAGGACATCTCCGGTCTGACCGATGAGGAACTGTTCAAGTGGACGAAGGAGGACCTGGTACGCCGGCTGAGGCGGTCTGAGGCCGACAAGATGAGCGTGATTCTGGACCATGGGAATCTCATCCGAGAGGTCAATCGCAGCCTCCAGCTGCACTTAAACGAGATCAGGGGGCTGAAG GACATCAATCAGAAGCTGCAAGAGGACAATCGTGAACTGCGGGACTTGTGCTGCTTCTTAGATGATGACCGTCAAAAAGGAAAACGTGTATCCAGGGAATGGCAGCGTCTTGGACGTTACAGTGCCAGCATCATGCGCAAAGAGGTGACCCTCTACCTTCAGAAGCTTAAGGAGCTGGAGCTTAGACAAGAAGAGGTGATTCGGGAGAACCTGGAGCTGAAGGAGCTCTGCCTGCTACTGGATGAAGAGAAGGGGATGGTGGGTGGAGGGGGTAGCGTGGGGGGAAGTGGAGGTGGAGGGGGTATAGGGATGGGAGGATGCCGTAACTCCATAGACAGCCAGAATAGTTTGTTGCTGGTACCAGGGCAGAGTTTGCTTATGAGAGATGTGGGGGACGGGAGCAGCACCTCGAGCGCAGGCAGTGCTGACAGCTCCGATCACCCTCACCATAAGCAAGCACACCTTGCTTCAGGAGTGGGGGGTGTTGGCAGTGGTGGGGAAAAAGGGAGCCCTGAACTTGTCCACAAACCCAGATGTAGCAGCATCAGTGGAATAGCAGGAGGAAGTGGAGGAGACAGGGACGTGTCCAGTCCTGAGCAACCAGCTGGGCGCCACCGAAGCACAAGCCTGGAGTACCCTTACACGCTGCCCCAGCTCTGCCGCCCCCGCTGTGGCTCCATATCTGTTCCTGACCACAGCCGAGTTATGCGGGGTCTGAGCCCAGAAAAATATGGAAGAAACATAGGCCGGCGTAGTCCAGAACAGCACCCCAAGCACCACAGCTCTGATCTCCTCTTGGGCCAGAGGCAGCACTTCCTGAGCCAGGGTGGCAGCGGGGAGCTCTATCAGAGGCACCAGAGAAGCAGCATTAGTGGGACAGGCTGTGGGAGCCCTGAATCCCGGCATGCACATTTGGGAACCAGTGAGCACCATGAAAAGGTCTGCGTGGTCCAGGGTAGCAGCCCCGAAACTCATAGGCATCAGTACAGTATGAGCCCTGACCACGTGAAGTTTGGCAGCCCTGTGAGAGACGGGCAGAGGAGGCCAGCTGGAGATGATCTGTCACCACATCATCGGAGCATCTATAATGGCGTGAATG